In Burkholderia gladioli, a genomic segment contains:
- a CDS encoding site-specific DNA-methyltransferase — translation MRKIESASPEARSADLAADNLERLRALFPEAVTEGPQGLALNLEVLKALVGERTVAEADEKYGLAWHGKRRARQLALTPSTGTLRPCREESLNWDGTRNLMIEGDNLEVLKLLHKSYAGSVKLVYIDPPYNTGKEFVYPDNFTDSLRHYLALTGQAAGGVKLSSHTEASGRFHTDWLNMMYPRLKLAFDLLARDGLIAIHIDEHELHALVLVMREIFGEENELGVAVWDKRNPKGDARGIAYQHESIVLFARDAEWLFEHAPLKRPKRNAQRMLDAAHDAIADTTTIAEATQAYRAWLRAQTTLSGGEAMYDRLSPEGRVYRLVSMAWPNKKRAPDDYFIPLTHPVTGKPCPVPERGWRNPPATMRELLDKGLIEFGADESTQPQRIYFLDENLHENVPSILPFGGSDDARLKALAIPFDLPKPTDFAASLVSWLTGDDDLIVDCFAGSGTTAHAVMEANAADGARRRFALVQLPEPLDAGNKDQKAAAEFCAKLKRPANLAEITKERLRRAAERILGEHPEAALDLGFRVFRLDSTNVVEWDPRGANVQQSLLDAVEHIKAGRTDADLLAELTIKLGLDLCAPVDTLPVAGKQVHVIDGAIVACFAARIDRGEAEVLAQGIVGVLDAVDAPPQHDVTCVFRDGAFVDDVAKVNLSAILEQHGIRSVRSL, via the coding sequence ATGCGAAAGATCGAATCCGCCAGTCCCGAGGCCCGCTCCGCGGATCTCGCGGCGGACAACCTCGAACGGCTCCGGGCCCTGTTCCCGGAAGCGGTGACCGAAGGCCCGCAGGGCCTCGCGCTGAACCTCGAGGTGCTCAAGGCGCTGGTGGGCGAGCGCACCGTCGCCGAGGCCGACGAGAAATACGGCCTGGCCTGGCACGGCAAGCGCCGCGCGCGCCAGCTCGCGCTCACGCCCTCCACCGGCACGCTGCGCCCCTGCCGCGAGGAGAGCCTGAACTGGGACGGCACCCGCAACCTGATGATCGAGGGCGACAACCTCGAGGTGCTCAAGCTGCTGCACAAGAGCTACGCGGGCTCGGTCAAGCTGGTCTATATCGATCCGCCGTACAACACCGGCAAGGAGTTCGTCTATCCCGACAACTTCACCGACAGCCTGCGCCACTACCTTGCGCTGACGGGCCAGGCCGCGGGCGGGGTGAAGCTCAGCAGCCATACCGAGGCGAGCGGCCGGTTCCATACCGACTGGCTCAACATGATGTATCCGCGCCTGAAGCTGGCCTTCGACCTGCTGGCCCGCGACGGCCTGATCGCCATCCATATCGACGAGCACGAACTGCACGCGCTGGTGCTGGTGATGCGCGAGATCTTCGGCGAGGAGAACGAGCTGGGCGTGGCGGTGTGGGACAAGCGCAACCCGAAGGGCGACGCGCGGGGCATCGCCTACCAGCACGAATCGATCGTGCTGTTCGCGCGCGACGCCGAATGGCTGTTCGAGCATGCGCCGCTCAAGCGCCCCAAGCGCAACGCGCAGCGCATGCTGGACGCGGCCCACGACGCGATCGCCGACACCACCACCATCGCCGAGGCGACCCAGGCCTACCGCGCCTGGCTGCGCGCGCAGACCACGCTGTCGGGCGGCGAGGCGATGTACGACCGGCTCTCGCCCGAAGGCCGCGTCTACCGCCTGGTATCGATGGCCTGGCCGAACAAGAAGCGCGCCCCCGACGACTACTTCATCCCGCTCACGCACCCGGTGACGGGCAAGCCCTGCCCGGTGCCCGAGCGCGGCTGGCGCAACCCGCCCGCCACCATGCGCGAGCTGCTCGACAAGGGGCTGATCGAGTTCGGCGCGGATGAAAGCACCCAGCCGCAGCGGATCTATTTCCTCGACGAGAACCTGCACGAGAACGTGCCCTCGATCCTGCCCTTCGGCGGCTCGGACGATGCGCGCCTGAAGGCACTGGCGATTCCCTTCGACCTGCCCAAGCCGACCGATTTCGCGGCCTCGCTGGTGAGCTGGCTGACCGGCGACGACGACCTGATCGTCGACTGCTTCGCCGGCTCCGGCACCACCGCGCACGCGGTGATGGAGGCCAACGCGGCCGACGGCGCGCGCCGGCGCTTCGCGCTGGTGCAGCTGCCCGAGCCGCTCGATGCCGGCAACAAGGACCAGAAGGCCGCCGCCGAGTTCTGCGCGAAGCTCAAGCGTCCCGCCAACCTGGCCGAGATCACCAAGGAGCGGCTGCGGCGCGCGGCCGAGCGGATCCTCGGCGAGCATCCCGAGGCGGCGCTCGACCTGGGCTTCCGCGTGTTCCGGCTCGATTCCACCAACGTGGTGGAATGGGACCCGCGCGGCGCCAACGTGCAGCAGTCGCTGCTCGACGCGGTCGAGCACATCAAGGCCGGCCGCACCGACGCGGACCTGCTCGCCGAGCTGACCATCAAGCTCGGCCTCGATCTGTGCGCGCCGGTCGACACCCTGCCGGTGGCCGGCAAGCAGGTGCACGTGATCGACGGCGCGATCGTGGCCTGCTTCGCCGCGCGCATCGACCGCGGCGAGGCCGAGGTGCTGGCGCAGGGCATCGTCGGCGTGCTCGATGCGGTGGATGCGCCGCCCCAGCACGACGTGACCTGCGTGTTCCGCGACGGCGCCTTCGTCGACGACGTCGCCAAGGTCAATCTGTCCGCGATCCTCGAGCAGCACGGGATCCGCTCGGTGCGGAGCCTCTGA
- the fliR gene encoding flagellar biosynthetic protein FliR: MFTVTYAQLNVWLTAFLWPFVRILALVATAPLIGHASVPARVKIGVSALVSIAVAPALGPLPQATVFSAEGIWILVNQFLIGAALGFTMQIVFAVVEAAGDYIGLQMGLGFASFFDPHSGNTPMLGRVLNAFAMLAFIAFDGHLQLIAALVQSFDIVPISANLLRAAGWRIVAGAGINVFSMGLLLALPVVAALLISNLALGILNRAAPQIGIFQVGFPVLMLVGLLLVQLMIPNLMPFFSHLFDDGYEMMGRVAAGFR; encoded by the coding sequence ATGTTCACCGTCACCTACGCGCAACTGAACGTCTGGCTGACCGCGTTCCTCTGGCCCTTCGTGCGGATCCTCGCGCTGGTGGCCACCGCGCCGCTGATCGGCCATGCCTCGGTGCCGGCGCGCGTGAAGATCGGCGTGTCGGCCCTGGTGTCGATCGCGGTGGCGCCCGCGCTCGGACCGCTGCCGCAGGCCACGGTGTTCTCGGCCGAGGGCATCTGGATCCTGGTCAACCAGTTCCTGATCGGCGCCGCGCTCGGCTTCACCATGCAGATCGTGTTCGCGGTGGTGGAGGCGGCCGGCGACTACATCGGCCTGCAGATGGGGCTCGGCTTCGCCAGCTTCTTCGATCCGCACAGCGGCAACACGCCGATGCTGGGCCGCGTGCTCAACGCCTTCGCGATGCTGGCCTTCATCGCCTTCGACGGCCACCTGCAGCTGATCGCCGCCCTGGTGCAGTCCTTCGATATCGTGCCGATCTCCGCGAACCTGCTGCGCGCAGCCGGCTGGCGCATCGTGGCCGGCGCCGGCATCAACGTGTTCTCGATGGGCCTCTTGCTGGCGCTGCCGGTGGTGGCCGCGCTGCTGATCTCGAACCTCGCGCTCGGCATCCTGAACCGCGCCGCGCCGCAGATCGGCATCTTCCAGGTCGGCTTCCCGGTGCTGATGCTGGTCGGGCTGCTGCTGGTGCAGCTGATGATCCCCAACCTGATGCCGTTCTTCTCGCACCTGTTCGACGACGGTTACGAGATGATGGGCCGCGTCGCGGCGGGCTTCCGTTAA
- the fliQ gene encoding flagellar biosynthesis protein FliQ — MTPESVMTLGHQAMMIGLLLAAPLLLVALVVGLVVSLFQAATQINESTLSFIPKLLAIVVTMVIAGPWMLSTMLDYMRDILMHVATLGTS, encoded by the coding sequence ATGACGCCCGAATCCGTCATGACGCTGGGCCACCAGGCGATGATGATAGGCCTGCTGCTGGCCGCGCCGCTGCTGCTGGTGGCGCTGGTGGTGGGCCTGGTGGTGAGCCTGTTCCAGGCCGCCACGCAGATCAACGAGTCGACCCTGTCGTTCATCCCCAAGCTGCTCGCGATCGTGGTGACGATGGTGATCGCCGGCCCCTGGATGCTGTCGACCATGCTCGACTACATGCGCGACATCCTGATGCACGTGGCCACGCTCGGCACCAGCTGA
- the fliP gene encoding flagellar type III secretion system pore protein FliP (The bacterial flagellar biogenesis protein FliP forms a type III secretion system (T3SS)-type pore required for flagellar assembly.), whose protein sequence is MMSYRSSARAALRPFFRPFAAARPSLAGLRRVLPWLAALLPLAALALPSLAHAQAQGLPAFNTSPGPNGGTTYSLSVQTMLLLTMLSFLPAIVLMMTSFTRIIIVLSLLRQALGTTTTPPNQVLVGLALFLTLFVMSPVLDRAYTDGYQPFSAGTLPMDQAVQRGLAPFKTFMLKQTRESDLALFARIAKAPPMQGPEDVPLPLLVPAFLTSELKTGFQIGFTIFIPFLIIDLVVASVLMSMGMMMVSPTTISLPFKLMLFVLVDGWQLLIGSLAQSFT, encoded by the coding sequence ATGATGTCGTATCGATCGAGCGCGCGCGCCGCGCTTCGCCCCTTCTTTCGCCCCTTCGCGGCCGCGCGTCCGTCCCTGGCGGGCTTGCGCCGCGTGCTGCCCTGGCTGGCCGCGCTGCTGCCGCTGGCCGCTCTCGCGCTGCCCTCGCTGGCCCATGCGCAGGCGCAGGGCCTGCCCGCCTTCAATACCAGCCCCGGCCCGAACGGCGGCACGACCTACTCGCTGAGCGTGCAGACCATGCTGCTGCTCACGATGCTGTCGTTCCTGCCGGCCATCGTGCTGATGATGACCAGCTTCACGCGCATCATCATCGTGCTGTCGCTGCTGCGCCAGGCGCTGGGCACCACCACCACCCCGCCCAACCAGGTGCTGGTGGGCCTGGCGCTGTTCCTCACCCTGTTCGTGATGTCGCCGGTGCTGGACCGCGCCTACACCGACGGCTACCAGCCGTTCTCGGCCGGCACCCTGCCGATGGACCAGGCGGTGCAGCGGGGCCTGGCGCCCTTCAAGACCTTCATGCTCAAGCAGACGCGCGAGAGCGACCTCGCGCTGTTTGCGCGCATCGCCAAGGCGCCGCCGATGCAGGGCCCCGAGGACGTGCCGCTGCCGCTGCTGGTGCCGGCCTTCCTGACCAGCGAGCTGAAGACCGGCTTCCAGATCGGCTTCACGATCTTCATCCCGTTCCTGATCATCGACCTGGTGGTGGCGAGCGTGCTGATGTCGATGGGGATGATGATGGTCTCGCCGACCACCATCTCGCTGCCCTTCAAGCTGATGCTGTTCGTGCTGGTGGACGGCTGGCAACTGCTGATCGGCTCGCTCGCGCAGAGCTTTACCTGA
- the fliO gene encoding flagellar biosynthetic protein FliO, producing MKRSAVRALPERRAGSPVAARLAGAAATLAGAALLAPALARAADMNAVNHPASYASGSVVGSAVPSLGAGAVLQTILGLAVVIGLVFACAWLARRLGFQPARRGGTLKVVASVAVGGKESATVVEVGDTWLVLGVAPGNVRLLHTLPAGTPGVVAGGPATTATATTAPEQDAALSGTFGERFRSALGGEVARRLGGRSRKDS from the coding sequence ATGAAGCGTTCCGCCGTTCGCGCCCTGCCCGAGCGGCGGGCCGGCTCGCCCGTCGCCGCGCGCCTGGCGGGAGCGGCCGCCACGCTCGCCGGTGCGGCGCTGCTGGCGCCGGCCCTGGCGCGCGCGGCCGACATGAACGCCGTCAACCATCCCGCCTCCTATGCCTCGGGCAGCGTGGTCGGCTCGGCCGTGCCCTCGCTGGGCGCCGGCGCGGTGCTGCAGACCATCCTCGGCCTCGCGGTGGTGATCGGCCTGGTGTTCGCCTGCGCCTGGCTCGCGCGGCGGCTCGGCTTCCAGCCCGCCCGGCGCGGCGGCACCCTGAAGGTGGTGGCCAGCGTCGCGGTGGGCGGCAAGGAGAGCGCGACGGTGGTCGAGGTCGGCGACACCTGGCTGGTGCTGGGCGTCGCGCCCGGCAATGTACGGCTGCTGCACACGCTGCCGGCCGGCACGCCCGGCGTGGTGGCCGGCGGCCCGGCGACGACGGCGACGGCAACGACCGCGCCCGAGCAGGACGCCGCCTTGTCCGGCACGTTCGGCGAGCGTTTTCGCAGCGCGCTGGGCGGCGAAGTCGCCAGGCGGCTGGGTGGGCGCTCCCGCAAGGATTCCTGA
- the fliN gene encoding flagellar motor switch protein FliN gives MTELNPTPDGKQAGADAADEAMDDWAAALAEQNEQPIASGATGAGVFQPLSKAASNSTHNDIDMILDIPVKMTVELGRTKIAIRNLLQLAQGSVVELDGLAGEPMDVLVNGCLIAQGEVVVVNDKFGIRLTDIITPSERIRKLNR, from the coding sequence ATGACTGAGCTGAACCCGACGCCCGACGGCAAGCAAGCGGGCGCCGACGCGGCGGACGAAGCCATGGACGACTGGGCTGCCGCGCTCGCCGAGCAGAACGAGCAGCCGATCGCCTCCGGCGCGACCGGTGCCGGCGTGTTCCAGCCGCTGTCGAAGGCGGCCTCGAACTCGACGCACAACGACATCGACATGATTCTCGACATCCCCGTCAAGATGACCGTCGAACTGGGCCGCACCAAGATCGCGATCCGCAACCTGCTGCAGCTCGCGCAGGGTTCGGTGGTCGAGCTCGACGGCCTGGCCGGCGAGCCGATGGACGTGCTGGTCAACGGCTGCCTGATCGCGCAGGGCGAAGTGGTGGTGGTGAACGACAAGTTCGGGATCCGCCTGACCGACATCATCACGCCGTCCGAACGGATCCGGAAGCTGAATCGATGA